In Paludibaculum fermentans, the genomic stretch CGGGCTTACAGCCGTACGGGTTGGTGCTTCTTCACCCAATCGGGGTCGAGATCGGCCCCGAAACCCGGCCCCGTCGGCACTTTGATCTTGCCGTTCACTACCTTCATCGGGGCGGTCTTGCACTCATACTTCACGTGGGTCTTGAAGGACTTGAACTCGTGGTGTTCGCCGGCGTTCGGCGCCGCCGAAACGAACTGCACATCGTAGAGGAAGCCCAGCCCGCCGCCCGACATGTGCGGCACAATCGTCTTGCCGAAGGCCGCCGCCATGCGCGCCACTTTCATCGACCGGATCAGGCCGCCGAAGTAGTAATTGTCCGGCTGCACAATATCCAGCCCGTCGTTCGCCATCAGCCAGCGGAAACCATAATAGTCGAAATCCTGTTCGCCGTTGGCGATCGGAATCGTCAGGGTGTCGGCCACCTGTTTGATCTCTTCGATGTGATCGAACTTCACCGGTTCCTCGAAGTACACGAACTTATACTGCTCCAGCAACCGGCCCACGCGAATGGCCTCCGGCACGGTATAGAAACTGTTCGAGTCCGCGTAGAGGGCCATCTTGTCGCCAAACGTCTTGCGCACCAGCGGCACGATCTTTTCAGTCCGTCCGGGCGGTCCCTCCGCATACATATCCGTGGTCATGAACATCAGCCCGCCGATTTTGATCTTCAGCGCGTGGATGTCATATTCCGCCACCGCGCCCTGGATCAGCTTGAGTGACTCTTCCACCGGCTTCTCACGCCACTCCGTGGCCATGTACACGCCCACTTCCTTGTGGTGAACCTCTCCGATCAGTTCACCCACGGGCTTTTGCGCCATGCGGCCCAGCATCTCGAGAATCGCGAATTCCACCGTGGCCAGGGGCAGGCCCAGCGCCAGTCCGCTGAACCGGAAATTGAAGCCGAAGATGAAGACCTTCTCCAGGATCAGGTCCAGTTCGCGGGCGTCCTTGCCCAGGAAGAACGGCGCCACATCCTTCAGGAAGATCGGGAACAGCCGGTTCATTGTGCTGTGCGCGACCGAGATGCCCTCCGCGCCATCCTTGGAACGAACCCGGCACAGGTAGGCGCCATCCAGGTGCAGCAACTCCACTGACTCGATGATCACCGGGGCAGTGAAGTACTGCCGCTTCAGCACCGGCTGTTTCAGAATCGCGTCCAGCTTGTCATAGCGGGCCTGCACCGCCGGGCTCGGCGCGGCCGCGGCAGGCAACGCGGCCAGGCCCGCGCCGGCGGCAGCGGATAGAAAACTACGGCGATCAGCTTTCATGCGATGGATCTCCTCGACTCACGGGCCGCCGAAGCACTGGTAACCCGGAGCATCGCTCCGCCTGGCGCCCTCACGCGGCGCCGGACGAAACCGCCCTCAATCTATCACGCCAGGCCCTCGAGTTCCCCTGGCGTTCCCGGAAAGTCAGATCGCATACACCTGCCCCACCGGTTTCTGATACAAAAGTTCACATGCCCGTTTTGCCGTTAGTCTCGGATGCCGCTCGTGTGTCGAGTCATTCTCCGGTCACCAAGCCCGCGCCCAGCCCGGGGGCAGGGAACCGCCGCGCCCTGGGCAACGCGCAACCTGGGCCTTTCGGAGCTCTCCGCCCGTGAAAGGGCCCGCCCTCCACGCCCTCGCCCTCCTGGCGCTCCTGGCCCCGCACGCCGCCGCCCAGAAACAGAACGAGTCCTACCAGCTCCACATCCACCGCGCCCCCTCGCCCGTCGTCATCGACGGCAGCGCCCACGAACCCGCCTGGGAATCCGCCGACGTC encodes the following:
- a CDS encoding mandelate racemase/muconate lactonizing enzyme family protein → MKADRRSFLSAAAGAGLAALPAAAAPSPAVQARYDKLDAILKQPVLKRQYFTAPVIIESVELLHLDGAYLCRVRSKDGAEGISVAHSTMNRLFPIFLKDVAPFFLGKDARELDLILEKVFIFGFNFRFSGLALGLPLATVEFAILEMLGRMAQKPVGELIGEVHHKEVGVYMATEWREKPVEESLKLIQGAVAEYDIHALKIKIGGLMFMTTDMYAEGPPGRTEKIVPLVRKTFGDKMALYADSNSFYTVPEAIRVGRLLEQYKFVYFEEPVKFDHIEEIKQVADTLTIPIANGEQDFDYYGFRWLMANDGLDIVQPDNYYFGGLIRSMKVARMAAAFGKTIVPHMSGGGLGFLYDVQFVSAAPNAGEHHEFKSFKTHVKYECKTAPMKVVNGKIKVPTGPGFGADLDPDWVKKHQPVRL